A window from Drosophila subobscura isolate 14011-0131.10 chromosome O, UCBerk_Dsub_1.0, whole genome shotgun sequence encodes these proteins:
- the LOC117897592 gene encoding uncharacterized protein LOC117897592 isoform X1, translating to MDKQKDIEIPDWLKADVFQGLLKEQVKDYKETKSLRACAGVAKGENYATRVLRVELDVKTEDKSQLTKTFMLKTPMAAHRPLLIPGNNIFDTERGMYMKVVPEMEQMYRDVGLEVKFGAQSYEILTTDYYVLLEDLRPQGFKNIDRLQGLDQAHTESALRKFAQWHAASAVRVDTKGPYEEHYTRGFFQSQPLLNSICNDSMKSLLKYIELYEGQETYIQELHNISTKLMDVAVDIGQPKPNEFNVLNHGDAWSNNIMFQYNEKNEISNTYFVDLQLPKWGTVAQDLYYFLLSSLSLDIKITKFDYFVWFYHLELVKHLRLLKYAKPPPTLKSILLDLCRYSGWGFVCTLWIMGYVLMDPTEENGFEALFSNEESSFKKLMYTNPRYRKHAEVILPWLKHRGALE from the exons ATGGACAAACAGAAAGACATCGAAATTCCGGACTGGCTGAAGGCAGATGTCTTTCAAGGTCTTTTAAAAGAGCAGGTCAAAGATTACAAGGAAACAAAGTCCTTGAGAGCCTGCGCTGGTGTAGCCAAGGGGGAGAACTATGCCACCAGAGTGCTAAGGGTTGAGTTAGATGTAAAAACTGAAG ACAAATCGCAGCTGACAAAAACCTTTATGCTGAAGACCCCCATGGCTGCCCATCGCCCACTACTAATTCCAGGAAATAATATATTCGATACAGAGCGGGGAATGTACATGAAAGTGGTGCCCGAAATGGAGCAAATGTATCGCGATGTTGGTCTCGAGGTGAAGTTCGGGGCACAGTCTTACGAGATCCTCACCACCGATTACTATGTTCTCTTGGAAGACCTGAGGCCCCAAGGATTCAAGAATATCGATCGTCTGCAGGGTTTGGATCAAGCCCACACCGAGAGCGCTCTGCGGAAATTCGCCCAGTGGCATGCCGCATCGGCCGTCCGTGTGGATACCAAGGGACCATACGAGGAGCACTATACGAGGGGGTTCTTCCAAAGCCAACCACTGCTAAACTCCATCTGCAATGACAGCATGAAGTCTTTGCTGAAGTACATAGAACTCTACGAAGGACAAGAGACGTACATACAAGAATTG CATAATATTTCCACAAAGTTAATGGATGTTGCGGTTGATATAGGCCAACCGAAACCAAATGAATTCAACGTTCTCAATCATGGAGATGCTTGGAGCAATAACATTATGTTTCAGTACAATGAGAAAAATGAGATATCAAACACATATTTCGTTGATCTTCAACTACCAAAGTGGGGAACAGTAGCACAG GATTTATATTACTTCCTACTTTCATCCTTAAGTTTGGATATTAAAATAACGAAATTTGACtatttcgtttggttttaTCACTTGGAGCTCGTGAAGCATCTAAGATTGCTGAAATATGCGAAACCTCCACCCACGCTGAAAAGTATACTCCTCGATCTGTGCCGATACAGTGGCTGGG GATTCGTTTGCACCTTATGGATAATGGGCTATGTTTTAATGGATCCTACGGAGGAAAATGGTTTCGAGGCACTCTTCAGTAATGAAGAAAGTAGTTTTAAGAAATTAATGTACACCAATCCCAGATACCGAAAGCATGCGGAAGTTATTTTGCCATGGCTGAAACATCGTGGGGCTCTGGAATAG
- the LOC117897592 gene encoding uncharacterized protein LOC117897592 isoform X2: MDKQKDIEIPDWLKADVFQGLLKEQVKDYKETKSLRACAGVAKGENYATRVLRVELDVKTEDKSQLTKTFMLKTPMAAHRPLLIPGNNIFDTERGMYMKVVPEMEQMYRDVGLEVKFGAQSYEILTTDYYVLLEDLRPQGFKNIDRLQGLDQAHTESALRKFAQWHAASAVRVDTKGPYEEHYTRGFFQSQPLLNSICNDSMKSLLKYIELYEGQETYIQELHNISTKLMDVAVDIGQPKPNEFNVLNHGDAWSNNIMFQYNEKNEISNTYFVDLQLPKWGTVAQDLYYFLLSSPSLDIKTTKFDYFVWFYHLELVKHLRLLKYAKPPPTLKSILLDLCRYSGWGFVCTLWIMGYVLMDPTEENGFEALFSNEESSFKKLMYTNPRYRKHAEVILPWLKHRGALE; the protein is encoded by the exons ATGGACAAACAGAAAGACATCGAAATTCCGGACTGGCTGAAGGCAGATGTCTTTCAAGGTCTTTTAAAAGAGCAGGTCAAAGATTACAAGGAAACAAAGTCCTTGAGAGCCTGCGCTGGTGTAGCCAAGGGGGAGAACTATGCCACCAGAGTGCTAAGGGTTGAGTTAGATGTAAAAACTGAAG ACAAATCGCAGCTGACAAAAACCTTTATGCTGAAGACCCCCATGGCTGCCCATCGCCCACTACTAATTCCAGGAAATAATATATTCGATACAGAGCGGGGAATGTACATGAAAGTGGTGCCCGAAATGGAGCAAATGTATCGCGATGTTGGTCTCGAGGTGAAGTTCGGGGCACAGTCTTACGAGATCCTCACCACCGATTACTATGTTCTCTTGGAAGACCTGAGGCCCCAAGGATTCAAGAATATCGATCGTCTGCAGGGTTTGGATCAAGCCCACACCGAGAGCGCTCTGCGGAAATTCGCCCAGTGGCATGCCGCATCGGCCGTCCGTGTGGATACCAAGGGACCATACGAGGAGCACTATACGAGGGGGTTCTTCCAAAGCCAACCACTGCTAAACTCCATCTGCAATGACAGCATGAAGTCTTTGCTGAAGTACATAGAACTCTACGAAGGACAAGAGACGTACATACAAGAATTG CATAATATTTCCACAAAGTTAATGGATGTTGCGGTTGATATAGGCCAACCGAAACCAAATGAATTCAACGTTCTCAATCATGGAGATGCTTGGAGCAATAACATTATGTTTCAGTACAATGAGAAAAATGAGATATCAAACACATATTTCGTTGATCTTCAACTACCAAAGTGGGGAACAGTAGCACAG GATTTATATTACTTCCTACTTTCATCCCCAAGTTTGGATATTAAAACAACGAAATTTGACtatttcgtttggttttaTCACTTGGAGCTCGTGAAGCATCTAAGATTGCTGAAATATGCGAAACCTCCACCCACGCTGAAAAGTATACTCCTCGATCTGTGCCGATACAGTGGCTGGG GATTCGTTTGCACCTTATGGATAATGGGCTATGTTTTAATGGATCCTACGGAGGAAAATGGTTTCGAGGCACTCTTCAGTAATGAAGAAAGTAGTTTTAAGAAATTAATGTACACCAATCCCAGATACCGAAAGCATGCGGAAGTTATTTTGCCATGGCTGAAACATCGTGGGGCTCTGGAATAG
- the LOC117897590 gene encoding uncharacterized protein LOC117897590 — MHPQTKDEDPCTEVILIPEWVKPEVFQDLLKQQVKNYKETNSLRASAGVAKGENYATIMLRVELDVETEDKSQVTKAYMLKTALDSDAYRKILERSNFFDTERGMYLKVVPEMEQMYRDVGLEVKFGAQSYEIPTNENYVLLEDLKPQGFKNVDRLQGLDQTHTESALRKFAQWHAASAVRVDTKGPYEERYTKGFFRSPEIVDALFKGSMKSLLKYIEHYEGRETYLKDLLSISEKLDDLATKIIEPNPDEFNALNHGDGWCNNIMYQYNDKNEILNTYFVDLQIPKWGSVAQDLYYFLISSTSLDIKTSKFDYFIWFYHSELVKHLQLLKYSKPLPTLRGIRNDLSKHSGWGLVCCTSVMGFVLLDPMVDDNGDFDKLISEEDSSFKKSLFTNPRFRKHVEVLLPWLQHRGAMEYN; from the exons ATGCACCCACAGACCAAGGATGAAGACCCGTGCACGGAAGTCATTCTAATTCCGGAATGGGTGAAGCCAGAAGTCTTTCAGGATCTTTTGAAACAGCAGGTTAAGAATTACAAGGAAACAAACTCATTGAGAGCCAGCGCAGGTGTAGCCAAGGGTGAAAACTATGCCACAATAATGCTGAGGGTTGAGTTGGATGTAGAAACTGAAG ATAAATCACAGGTCACAAAGGCCTATATGCTGAAGACAGCCCTCGATTCAGACGCTTATCGAAAGATCTTGGAAAGATCGAATTTTTTCGATACTGAGCGGGGAATGTACTTGAAAGTAGTGCCCGAAATGGAGCAAATGTATCGCGATGTCGGTCTCGAGGTGAAGTTCGGGGCTCAGTCTTACGAGATCCCTACCAACGAGAACTATGTCCTGCTGGAAGACCTGAAGCCCCAAGGGTTCAAGAATGTCGATCGTCTGCAGGGTTTGGATCAAACCCACACCGAGAGCGCTCTGCGGAAATTCGCCCAGTGGCATGCCGCATCGGCAGTACGTGTGGATACCAAGGGACCCTACGAGGAGAGGTACACAAAAGGATTCTTTCGGAGCCCAGAAATCGTTGATGCCTTGTTTAAGGGCAGCATGAAGTCGCTGCTGAAATACATAGAACACTATGAGGGACGCGAAACATACTTAAAAGATTTG CTCAGTATCTCGGAAAAGCTGGATGATCTAGCGACTAAAATAATCGAACCGAATCCTGATGAGTTCAATGCCCTGAACCATGGCGATGGTTGGTGCAATAACATCATGTATCAGTACAACGATAAAAATGAGATATTGAATACATACTTTGTGGATCTTCAAATACCAAAGTGGGGATCAGTAGCACAG GATTTGTACTACTTCCTCATATCGTCAACAAGTTTGGACATAAAAACATCAAAGTTCGATTACTTCATTTGGTTCTACCATTCGGAACTAGTTAAGCATCTCCAATTGCTGAAGTATTCGAAGCCTCTGCCCACGCTCAGAGGCATCCGTAATGATCTATCAAAGCACAGTGGTTGGG GTTTAGTGTGCTGCACATCTGTAATGGGATTTGTTTTACTGGATCCCATGGTGGATGACAATGGTGACTTTGATAAGCTTATTAGCGAGGAAGACAGTAGCTTCAAGAAGTCTTTGTTCACCAATCCCAGATTCAGAAAGCATGTGGAGGTCCTTTTGCCATGGCTACAGCATCGTGGCGCCATGGAATATAATTAA
- the LOC117897593 gene encoding uncharacterized protein LOC117897593 produces MPPQNKDEDPGMEAILVPEWVKPEIFQEILKQQVKNYKETNSLRASAGVAKGENYATIMLRVELDVETEDGSQVTKAYMLKIAHDTDAYRKILEKSNMFDTERGMYLEVVPEMEQMYRDVGLEVKFGAQSYEIPTNENYVLLEDLKPQGFKNFDRLQGLDQAHTESALRKFAQWHAASAVRVGTKGPYEERYTKGFFRSPEMINALFKGSMTSLLKYIEHYEGRETYLNDLLSISEKLVDIGTKIIEPNPDEFNALNHGDGWVNNIMYQYNEKNEILNTYFVDLQLPKWGSVAQDLYYFLISSTSLDIKTSKFDYFIWFYHSELVKHLQLLKYSKPLPTLRGIRNDLSNHSGWGLVCCTSVMGVALLDPIEDGDGDFDQILSEEDNNFKKSIFTNPRYRKHVKVLLPWLQHRGAME; encoded by the exons ATGCCGCCACAGAACAAGGATGAAGACCCGGGAATGGAAGCCATTCTAGTTCCGGAATGGGTGAAGCCAGAGATCTTTcaagaaatattaaaacagCAGGTTAAGAATTACAAGGAAACAAACTCATTGAGAGCCAGCGCAGGTGTTGCCAAGGGGGAGAACTATGCCACAATAATGCTGAGGGTTGAGTTGGATGTAGAAACTGAAG ATGGATCACAGGTGACAAAGGCCTATATGCTGAAGATAGCCCACGATACAGACGCTTATCGAAAGATCTTAGAAAAATCGAACATGTTCGATACTGAACGGGGAATGTACTTGGAAGTAGTGCCCGAAATGGAGCAAATGTATCGCGATGTCGGTCTCGAGGTGAAGTTCGGGGCTCAGTCTTACGAGATCCCTACGAACGAAAACTATGTCCTGCTGGAAGACCTGAAGCCCCAAGGTTTCAAGAATTTCGATCGTCTGCAGGGTTTGGATCAAGCCCACACCGAGAGCGCTCTGCGGAAATTCGCTCAGTGGCATGCCGCATCGGCAGTCCGTGTGGGTACTAAAGGACCCTACGAGGAGAGGTACACAAAAGGATTCTTTCGGAGCCCAGAAATGATTAATGCCCTTTTTAAGGGCAGCATGACTTCGCTGCTGAAATACATAGAACACTATGAGGGACGCGAAACATACTTAAACGATTTG cTCAGTATCTCGGAAAAGCTAGTTGATATAGGGACTAAAATAATCGAACCGAATCCTGATGAGTTCAATGCCCTGAACCATGGCGATGGTTGGGTCAATAACATCATGTATCAATACAATGAGAAAAATGAGATATTGAATACATATTTCGTGGATCTTCAACTACCAAAATGGGGATCAGTAGCACAG GATTTGTACTACTTCCTCATATCGTCAACAAGTTTGGACATAAAAACATCAAAGTTCGATTACTTCATTTGGTTCTATCATTCGGAACTCGTTAAGCATCTCCAATTGCTGAAGTATTCGAAGCCTCTGCCCACGCTGAGAGGCATCCGAAATGATCTGTCCAATCACAGTGGTTGGG GTTTAGTGTGCTGCACATCTGTAATGGGAGTTGCTTTACTGGATCCCATAGAGGATGGTGATGGCGATTTCGATCAAATTCTTAGCGAGGAAGACAATAACTTCAAGAAATCTATTTTCACCAATCCCAGATACCGAAAGCATGTGAAGGTTCTTTTGCCATGGCTGCAGCATCGTGGCGCAATGGAATAG
- the LOC117897591 gene encoding uncharacterized protein LOC117897591 yields MPPQTKDEDPCTEVILIPEWVKPEVFQDLLKQQVKNYKETNSLRASAGVAKGENYATIMLRVELDVETEDKSQVTKAYMLKTAHDSDAYRKILERSNFFDTERGMYLKVVPEMEQMYRDVGLEVKFGAQSYEIPTNENYVLLEDLKPQGFKNVDRLQGLDQTHTESALRKFAQWHAASAVRVDTKGPYEERYTKGFFRSPEIVDALFKGSMKSLLKYIEHYEGRETYLKDLLSISEKLDDLATKIIEPNPDEFNALNHGDGWCNNIMYQYNDKNEILNTYFVDLQIPKWGSVAQDLYYFPHIVNKFGHKTSKFDYFIWFYHSELVKHLQLLKYSKPLPTLRGIRNDLSKHSGWGLVCCTSVMGFVLLDPMVDDNGDFDKLISEEDSSFKKSLFTNPRFRKHVEVLLPWLQHRGAMEYN; encoded by the exons ATGCCACCACAGACCAAGGATGAAGACCCGTGCACGGAAGTCATTCTAATTCCGGAATGGGTGAAGCCAGAAGTCTTTCAGGATCTTTTGAAACAGCAGGTTAAGAATTACAAGGAAACAAACTCATTGAGAGCCAGCGCAGGTGTAGCCAAGGGTGAAAACTATGCCACAATAATGCTGAGGGTTGAGTTGGATGTAGAAACTGAAG ATAAATCACAGGTCACAAAGGCCTATATGCTGAAGACAGCCCACGATTCAGACGCTTATCGAAAGATCTTGGAAAGATCGAATTTTTTCGATACTGAGCGGGGAATGTACTTGAAAGTAGTGCCCGAAATGGAGCAAATGTATCGCGATGTCGGTCTCGAGGTGAAGTTCGGGGCTCAGTCTTACGAGATCCCTACCAACGAGAACTATGTCCTGCTGGAAGACCTGAAGCCCCAAGGGTTCAAGAATGTCGATCGTCTGCAGGGTTTGGATCAAACCCACACCGAGAGCGCTCTGCGGAAATTCGCCCAGTGGCATGCCGCATCGGCAGTACGTGTGGATACCAAGGGACCCTACGAGGAGAGGTACACAAAAGGATTCTTTCGGAGCCCAGAAATCGTTGATGCCTTGTTTAAGGGCAGCATGAAGTCGCTGCTGAAATACATAGAACACTATGAGGGACGCGAAACATACTTAAAAGATTTG CTCAGTATCTCGGAAAAGCTGGATGATCTAGCGACTAAAATAATCGAACCGAATCCTGATGAGTTCAATGCCCTGAACCATGGCGATGGTTGGTGCAATAACATCATGTATCAGTACAACGATAAAAATGAGATATTGAATACATACTTTGTGGATCTTCAAATACCAAAGTGGGGATCAGTAGCACAG GATTTGTACTACTTTCCTCATATCGTCAACAAGTTTGGacataaaacatcaaagtTCGATTACTTCATTTGGTTCTACCATTCGGAACTAGTTAAGCATCTCCAATTGCTGAAGTATTCGAAGCCTCTGCCCACGCTCAGAGGCATCCGTAATGATCTATCAAAGCACAGTGGTTGGG GTTTAGTGTGCTGCACATCTGTAATGGGATTTGTTTTACTGGATCCCATGGTGGATGACAATGGTGACTTTGATAAGCTTATTAGCGAGGAAGACAGTAGCTTCAAGAAGTCTTTGTTCACCAATCCCAGATTCAGAAAGCATGTGGAGGTCCTTTTGCCATGGCTACAGCATCGTGGCGCCATGGAATATAATTAA
- the LOC117898991 gene encoding uncharacterized protein LOC117898991: protein MSAATNGHDGATPAPPSNLPEWLSKITLEKAVRAQIGDFEKIISVKPEQGSSAGENYSSLFLRLLVDVELFDHTTKSLSFVLKAQPSNEVMAAILGRLKLFHKEELMYHSIIPKYEQLYADVGKTIQFAPKAFKVDRDLGVDYILLEDLQKKNFKNANRLAGLDLIHMQRVLEKLAAFHAASACYVEKHGFFGEEFTVGVFSEANRQLLQEFNASGAFLSQLKKWKNAEKIYEKLADSDNYLVDRLLEDQQFNAREFNVLNHGDCWANNVMFQHDAFGTIKETLFVDFQVGKYGSPANDLYYLILSSAAPELKTAKFDYLVRFYFDNLIENLKLLQYHRPLPKLKNLHAALFRNGLAAYMVVSKVLPVVMLDKTNNANLESYMNDESKMKVAMFTNPKYVQVMSEVLPWLDNRGLLDWK from the exons ATGTCTGCGGCTACCAATGGACACGATGGAGCGACGCCTGCTCCTCCCAGCAATCTGCCAGAATGGCTGTCAAAAATCACCCTGGAGAAGGCAGTGAGGGCACAGATCGGGGACTTTGAGAAGATCATCTCCGTTAAGCCAGAGCAGGGCAGCAGTGCGGGCGAGAACTACTCCTCCCTGTTCCTCCGGCTGCTGGTGGATGTGGAGTTGTTTg ATCACACCACCAAGAGTTTGTCCTTTGTGCTTAAGGCACAGCCCAGCAACGAGGTGATGGCCGCCATTCTGGGCAGGCTAAAGCTCTTCCACAAGGAGGAGCTTATGTATCACTCGATTATACCAAAGTACGAGCAGCTCTACGCGGATGTCGGAAAGACTATTCAGTTTGCCCCTAAGGCCTTCAAGGTGGACCGCGATCTGGGCGTGGACTACATTCTGCTGGAGGACCTGCAGAAGAAGAACTTCAAGAATGCCAACCGCCTGGCGGGTCTTGATTTGATTCACATGCAGAGGGTTCTGGAGAAGCTGGCCGCCTTCCATGCGGCCTCCGCCTGCTATGTGGAGAAGCATGGCTTCTTCGGGGAAGAGTTCACGGTGGGAGTGTTCAGCGAGGCCAATCGACAGCTGTTGCAGGAGTTCAATGCCTCCGGAGCCTTTTTGTCACAACTCAAGAAGTGGAAGAACGCTGAGAAGATATACGAAAAGTTG GCTGATAGCGACAACTACTTGGTGGATCGTCTGTTGGAGGATCAGCAATTCAATGCCAGGGAGTTCAATGTCCTGAACCATGGGGATTGCTGGGCGAATAATGTAATGTTCCAGCACGATGCTTTTGGCACCATCAAGGAGACTCTGTTTGTTGACTTTCAAGTGGGAAAGTACGGCAGTCCG GCCAATGATCTGTACTATCTTATCTTGTCTTCGGCTGCCCCAGAGCTGAAAACGGCCAAGTTCGACTATCTGGTGCGTTTCTATTTTGATAATCTAATCGAAAACCTGAAGCTACTACAATACCACCGACCCCTGCCCAAGCTCAAGAACCTCCATGCAGCCCTCTTCCGCAATGGCTTGGCTG CCTACATGGTGGTGTCCAAAGTTCTGCCTGTGGTGATGCTTGACAAGACCAACAATGCCAATCTGGAGAGCTACATGAATGATGAGTCCAAAATGAAGGTCGCCATGTTCACGAACCCCAAATATGTGCAGGTGATGTCGGAGGTACTGCCATGGTTGGATAACCGCGGCCTGCTCGACTGGAAATGA
- the LOC117898994 gene encoding uncharacterized protein LOC117898994, whose translation MKAQRMPEWVNALSLNQAIRGMLEDGEKILEVIPTTDEIQFRNCTVLLPIRAKVLMRNQTMRKISFMLKAQHCSKFQAKIMSHLKLFFREHQMYHNILPKFEQLFQSVGKTVSLGPRAFKLDNSIKVHYILMEDLRAKGYKNVTRQEGFDMVCMRAVLKKLAEFHAASAAYVERHGMFSKLVADGVYTRNNKIILKKLNDADPYLSQLRRSSLGGRFHKRLMNKESVLVDRMLEQSNQQPADFSVLNHCDGWVNNVMVKFDAFGNVEDTALIDYQVVKYGSPSYDLYYTILSSAQKEIKLDKFDHFVQYYFYHLIDNLKILNYRRRMPQLKTIRDGLHNNGLAAYVVVTRVLPIAMMSQWEDEVNERYAAKIKGSLVNRKYTQAMNDILPWMDDRGLLNWC comes from the exons ATGAAGGCCCAAAGAATGCCCGAATGGGTGAATGCCCTCTCGCTGAACCAAGCGATTCGTGGCATGTTGGAGGATGGTGAGAAGATCCTGGAAGTTATTCCCACAACAGATGAGATACAATTCCGCAACTGCACCGTTTTGCTGCCCATCCGGGCGAAGGTGCTCATGCGGAATCAGACCATGCGGAAGATCTCGTTCATGCTGAAGGCCCAGCACTGCAGCAAGTTTCAGGCCAAGATCATGTCCCACCTGAAGCTGTTCTTCCGCGAGCACCAGATGTACCACAACATTTTGCCCAAGTTCGAGCAGTTGTTCCAATCGGTGGGCAAGACGGTGTCGCTGGGGCCGCGGGCCTTCAAGCTGGACAATAGCATCAAAGTGCACTACATCCTGATGGAGGATCTCAGGGCCAAGGGCTACAAGAACGTGACCCGGCAGGAGGGCTTCGATATGGTGTGCATGAGGGCAGTGCTGAAGAAACTCGCCGAGTTCCATGCCGCCTCAGCAGCCTATGTGGAGCGGCACGGCATGTTTAGCAAACTGGTGGCCGATGGGGTGTACACGAGGAACAACAAGATCATTCTGAAGAAACTGAACGATGCGGATCCATATCTGTCGCAGCTCAGGCGCTCGAGTCTGGGCGGACGTTTCCACAAGCGGCTTATGAACAAGGAGAGTGTCCTAGTGGACCGAATGCTAGAGCAGAGCAACCAACAGCCAGCGGACTTCAGTGTCCTCAACCACTGCGACGGCTGGGTAAACAATGTGATGGTGAAGTTCGATGCCTTTGGAAATGTGGAGGACACGGCTCTGATTGACTATCAGGTGGTCAAGTATGGTTCTCCG TCATACGATCTTTACTATACCATACTTTCCTCTGCCCAAAAGGAGATCAAGCTGGACAAATTTGATCATTTCGTGCAGTATTACTTTTACCATCTGATTGATAATCTCAAGATTCTCAACTACCGCAGGCGAATGCCGCAACTGAAGACGATACGTGATGGATTGCACAATAATGGTCTGGCAG CATATGTGGTGGTGACACGGGTATTGCCCATTGCAATGATGAGTCAATGGGAGGACGAGGTCAACGAGCGATATGCAGCCAAAATAAAGGGTTCCCTAGTAAATCGCAAGTACACTCAGGCCATGAACGATATCCTGCCCTGGATGGATGATCGCGGTCTGCTCAATTGGTGCTAG
- the LOC117898992 gene encoding uncharacterized protein LOC117898992 translates to MAEKHVNPNEYLDIPKWVSEDYFLPILEQDVSGFQKIISFTPIAATAPGDNYTSIMIRVHIDILLTDGKEQKISYILKTQLDASKGGALISQMGFFAKEKEMYKDHIPQFVRLYKEAGVYIELAPKCVHLAETPESITLVFEDLSRQNFRNVDRLKGFDMAHMRCVLRKLAELHAASVVNRLLIGPYDSKFYESFFNEKNREVFSNIREQREPQLKKAMLEWGLPDVDIYLKKHPTSSEYFDAGLALSKVDESEFNVLNHGDCWSNNIMFNYKENGEIDRTIFVDLQVAKWGSPAQDLWYMITTSASLDIKVKEFDHFIRIYHDRLTECLKLLKYSNPIPSLRDIQMQMLKHGFWGPFTANGVMVVVLFPSDKDSNMDKLMGAGPEADALREKSFKNPYYADAMRQLLPFFDNKGLLDM, encoded by the exons ATGGCAGAGAAACACGTGAATCCCAATGAATACCTGGACATACCCAAGTGGGTGAGCGAGGACTACTTTCTGCCCATTCTCGAGCAGGATGTGAGTGGCTTTCAGAAGATCATTAGCTTCACACCCATTGCGGCTACAGCGCCAGGCGATAACTATACCTCCATCATGATCAGAGTTCACATTGACATTCTGCTGACAG ACGGCAAGGAGCAAAAGATATCGTACATACTGAAGACTCAGCTGGATGCCAGCAAGGGCGGTGCCTTGATCAGTCAGATGGGATTCTTCGCCAAGGAAAAGGAAATGTACAAGGACCACATACCGCAGTTTGTGAGGCTCTACAAGGAGGCTGGAGTGTACATTGAGTTGGCCCCAAAGTGCGTACACCTTGCGGAGACACCCGAGAGCATCACTCTGGTCTTTGAGGATCTGAGTCGTCAGAATTTCAGGAATGTCGATCGTCTCAAGGGTTTCGATATGGCCCACATGCGTTGTGTGCTACGGAAACTGGCAGAACTTCATGCGGCCTCGGTGGTCAATCGTTTGCTCATTGGACCCTACGATTCGAAGTTTTATGAATCCTTTTTTAATGAGAAAAATAGAGAGGTATTTTCAAATATACGAGAACAGCGTGAGCCTCAACTCAAAAAAGCCATGCTCGAGTGGGGACTTCCCGATGTGGACATATACCTGAAGAAACACCCGACGAGCTCAGAGTACTTTGACGCTGGCCTTGCCCTAAGCAAAGTGGATGAAAGCGAGTTTAATGTGCTAAACCACGGCGACTGCTGGTCCAACAACATAATGTTCAACTACAAGGAGAATGGGGAGATCGACAGGACAATATTTGTGGATCTGCAGGTGGCCAAATGGGGCTCTCCCGCCCAGGATCTGTGGTACATGATAACAACCTCCGCCTCGCTGGACATCAAAGTTAAGGAATTTGATCACTTCATTCGGATCTATCATGATCGTCTGACCGAGTGTCTAAAACTCCTTAAATACTCGAATCCCATTCCCTCATTGAGGGATATCCAGATGCAGATGTTGAAGCACGGTTTCTGGG GTCCCTTTACGGCAAACGGTGTGATGGTGGTCGTTCTCTTTCCCTCGGACAAGGATTCCAACATGGATAAGCTAATGGGTGCCGGACCAGAGGCTGATGCTCTGCGAGAAAAGAGCTTCAAAAATCCCTACTACGCCGATGCgatgaggcagctgctgccgttcTTCGATAACAAGGGCCTTCTGGATATGTAG